The proteins below come from a single Esox lucius isolate fEsoLuc1 chromosome 7, fEsoLuc1.pri, whole genome shotgun sequence genomic window:
- the LOC105009216 gene encoding olfactory receptor 4S1-like — MASLFNSSQEIVFVLHGLNVTQTNRHIYFVFILILYLFTIFINLTLIFAIFLEKMFQNPMYLFLCNLCINGIIGASSFYPKILFDILSDSHVITYIGCLTQVFVTFFYIYCEFTNLSVMAYDRYVAICKPLHYHCIMTIRKVWTLIFLTWIFSWLECSLGIVLLARLPLCGVDIDKLYCANWAVVKLSCVDTTLNNVYGLILTFSHFFQTIFILISYVNIVKVALLSRAERRKFMQTCLPHLITLANFEMSLFFDVMYARYGSNTSLLALRNIMAVEFLVVPPLVNPIIYGMNLSHIRKRVGQMFKCKFAVRR; from the coding sequence ATGGCATCCCTGTTCAACTCCTCCCAGGAGATAGTGTTTGTGCTGCATGGACTGAAtgtgacacagacaaacagacacatctacTTTGTATTTATTCTCATCCTCTATCTCTTCACCATTTTTATTAATCTAACATTGATCTTTGCTATTTTTCTggagaaaatgtttcaaaatccaatgtatttattcctcTGTAATCTGTGTATCAATGGGATCATTGGTGCTTCATCTTTCTACCCAAAGATACTTTTTGACATTTTATCTGATTCTCATGTGATAACCTACATTGGGTGCTTGACCCAGGTATTTGTCACCTTCTTCTATATTTACTGTGAATTCACAAACCTGTCAGTGATGGCTTATGACAGATATGTTGCCATCTGTAAGCCACTCCACTACCACTGTATTATGACTATTAGAAAAGTGTGGACACTGATTTTTTTAACGTGGATTTTTTCTTGGCTAGAATGTAGCCTTGGAATAGTACTATTAGCTAGGTTGCCTCTCTGTGGCGTTGACATTGATAAACTCTACTGCGCAAACTGGGCAGTGGTGAAACTCTCATGTGTTGACACCACACTTAACAACGTTTATGGCTTAATTCTAACGTTTTCTCACTTCTTTCAAACTATATTCATTCTGATTTCCTATGTAAACATCGTCAAAGTAGCTCTACTTTCCCGGGCAGAGAGGAGGAAGTTCATGCAGACCTGTCTGCCTCATCTAATTACCCTGGCTAACTTTGAAATGTCTCTCTTCTTCGATGTGATGTACGCTCGTTATGGCAGCAACACCAGTCTGTTGGCCCTGAGGAATATCATGGCTGTGGAGTTTCTAGTTGTCCCTCCTCTGGTAAATCCTATCATATATGGGATGAACCTCAGTCATATTCGGAAAAGAGTAGGACAGATGTTcaaatgtaaatttgctgtccggAGATAA